The DNA window AGACAAGAAGAAGAACTACAACATTGAGATTCAAAAGGCGCAGGAAAAGATCAAGGAAGTACAAAAGAACCTCAAGGAAGCCAAGAAAAAGGTGACCAGCACCAAGGAGGAGCGCAGCGTGCTGATGAccgagcaacagcagctgctgcgggaGAAAACGAAACTGGATCTAACTATAATAGATTTGAATGATGAAGTGCAAGGCGACAACAAGTCTAAGGAGCGCGCTGATCAAGAGCTGAAGAACTTGAAGGAGACCATAGCAGATCGTGAAAAGGAACTAGATGATGTAAAGCCCAAATATGAGGCAATGAAACGCAAGGAGGAGGACTGCTCGCGTGAATTGCAATTGAAGGAGCAAAAACGCAAGGAGTTGTATGCAAAGCAGGGACGTGGATCACAGTTCTCCTCACGTGAAGATCGCGACAAGTGGATACACAATGAGCTCAAGTCCATAAGCAAGCAGACCAAGGATAAGATAAATCATCATGCCAAACTGGTGGAGGATTTGAAAAAGGATGCTAATTCGGAAAAGGATTTGGGCACCAAGATCGAAGAGCACAGCTCAGAGCTGGAACAGCTGCGTCTGCAAATCGATGAGCATAACAAAAAGTACTATGAGCTGAAAAAGACGAAAGACCAGCATCAGTCCATGCGCAACGAGCTCTGGCGCAAGGAGACACAAATGACGCAACAGCTGCAAACACAAAAGGAGGAGCTTTCACGTGCGGATCAAGCGTTGCGCAGCATGGCGGGCAAGCCTATACTCAATGGCTGCGATTCCGTGCGCAAAGTGCTCGACAGTTTTGTGGAGCGCGGCGGCAACTCCGCAACCATAGCGCGGGCCTATTATGGCCCCGTTATAGAAAACTTTAGCTGCGACAAGACCATTTATACGGCCGTGGAAGTGACAGCCGCAAATCGTCTCTTTCACCATATTGTAGCTTCGGAATTCGAAGGCACACAAATACTCAAGGAAATGAATAAGCTGAAGCTGCCGGGTGAGGTCACCTTTATGCCACTGAATCGTCTGCAGGTGAAAATACACGACTATCCAGATGATCCGGACTCCATACCCATGATATCAAAGCTTAAGTATGATGAGCAGCATGACAAGGCGCTGCGCTATATCTTTGGCAAAACGCTGATCTGTCGTAATCTGGAGCGCGCCACCGAGCTGGCCAAGAGCACGGGCCTCGACTGTGTGACACTGGACGGTGATCAGGTCTCCTCAAAGGGATCACTCACGGGCGGCTACTTCAATACCTCACGCTCTCGCCTCGAGATGCAAAAGAAGCGGACAGAGTATACGTCACAGATAACGGAGTTTGAGAAGAAGCTGAACAAACTGCGCAACGAACTTAAGTCCACGGAGAATAATATTAACTCAATTGTATCCGAGATGCAAAAGACAGAAACAAAGCAGGGCAAGTCGAAGGATGTGTTCGAGAAGGTGCAGGGCGAGATTAGGCTGATGAAGGAGGAGCTGGTGCGCATTGAAAAGTATCGTGCGCCCAAGGAGCGATCGCTGGCGCAATGCAAAGCCTCGCTGGAGGCCATGAACAGTACCAAGGCTAGCTTGGAGGCGGAGCTCAAGCAGGAGCTTATGTCCACGTTATCCTCACAGGATCAGCGTGAGATTGATCAATTGAATGATGATATCCGTCGCCTGAACCAGGAGAACAAGGAGGCATTTACGCAGCGCATGCAGCTGGAAGTGCGCAAGAATAAGCTGgacaatttgcttattaacaatttgtttaggAGACGTGATGAGCTTATACAGGCGCTGCAGGAGATTTCGGTGGAGGATCGCAAGCGCAAGCTTAACAATTGCACAACCGAGCTGAGCGCCACAGAGAAGCGGATTAAGAAAGTCAATGCGGATCTGGAGGAGATCGAGAAGCGTGTCAATGAGGCAGTGCAGCTGCagaagcaactgcagctcgaGCTGGAGACGCATGTGCGCAAGGAAAAGGAGGCCGAGGAGAATATTAACAAGGACAGCAAACAGCTGGAGAAGTGGACGACCAAAGAGAATATGCTGAATCAGAAGATTGACGAGTGCACCGAAAAGATTGCCAGTCTGGGTGCCTTGCCGCAAGTGGATGCCTCATATGGTCGAATCTCATTGAAGAACATTTTCAAGGAGCTGGAGAAAGCCAATCAACACCTCAAGAAATACAATCATGTTAATAAAAAGGCGCTCGATCAGTTCTTAAGTTTCTCGGAGCAAAAAGAGAAGCTCTACAGGCGCAAAGAGGAGCTGGATATTGGCAATAAAAAGATTCATATGCTCATCCTTTCGCTGGAGATGCAGAAAGTCGAGGCCATTCAGTTTACCTTCAGGCAGGTGGCACAGAACTTTACCAAGGTGTTCAAAAAGCTGGTGCCACAAGGTGCGGGCTTTCTTATATTGAAGACGAAGGACAATGAAGGTGAGGAGATGGAAAAGGAGGTTGCAAATTCGGATGCATTCACTGGCATTGGCATACGTGTCTCCTTTACGGGCATTGATGCCGAAATGCGTGAAATGAATCAACTCTCAGGTGGCCAGAAATCTCTGGTAGCATTAGCCCTTATTTTTTCTATACAAAAATGCGATCCGGCGCCGTTCTATCTATTTGATGAAATCGATCAGGTGAGCCTAATCCCATTTGTCTTAGAAATTccataaatttaactaatcGACTTGCATTATTTTAGGCTTTGGATGCCATGCATCGAAAGGCGGTGGCGGATATGATCCACGAGTTAAGCGATACGGCACAGTTTATTACGACGACATTCCGGCCGGAGTTGCTGGAGAATGCGCACAAATTTTACGGTGTACGTTTTCGCAACAAGGTCAGTCACATTGACTGTGTGACCCGCGAGCAGGCCAAGGACTTTGTGGAGGATGACAATACACATGCCTGATGGTACATCAATACCCCCAGGCCCCCCTCCACTCTAAGTCCTTTCCCATACATTCGCGCATTTCTTAGTTTTTTAAGTCAAAAAGTTGAGTTGCTTTCTCtgcattattttaaacataatttttgtgtCGTCAttgatttacttaaatttagtttgaacttaaaatatattctttttatgcgattattttatgtacttgaaaattaaaacaaacacaaaaaaaaaaaacaaaaagaaaacaaaattttgtagactttataaaaaacaaacaagttttattaatgtcaacaacaatggaagtctttaagtttaaattggGTAAATATGTGTGTTAGCTTACATAGATTATAGTCTAGTCTGTTCCAGCAGCTCCTGTGTGGCATTAATGGCAAAGATAACCGAGAAACACATGCCCACTGTATCTATCTCTGATGCGGAGATGTTAAAGCTCATCGTCAGGCGCCATAGCACAAAGTGATTCAGCAGCACCAGCATGGCCAGACCCAAGCTCCACCAGTACTCCTCAATGATGGCGATGTGCCACAGGCAGTAAACATTCCATAGCACGCAGAGTGTGAGATTACAGCGTTCCAGCCTTGTCAAGAGAGAGGCCAACTTGCTCTTTTCACGCAGGCAACTCTTGATGCACGCAAAGCCCAGCAGTGAACCATATAAGGCCAAGACTACAACACGCCAGCTAAGATCAGCGCCCAATTGCATATCCTTACCAGCTAAGCGCTGCAATTGACCCACAATTAGCGTTACAAAGAGCACGGGTGCATAGCGGCCTGATATAGCGCAGAGGCGTCGTTGCAGCTGCCCCGGATGCGGATGCGTGTGGCGTAGTGTGCAGATGATGCTGTGCGCAAAGTACAGTCCATAGGCGGCCAGGCCAAGCCTGCCATTGCTGTAGTGTTTCAAGGCCCAGCCGGAACAGACCAGCAATATAAAGTGCAGCAGACCTAAGGATAGACGCGAGCCATTGCCACCCACACTGACATGCTGAGCCATGACAGATGGGCCACTAAACAAAAAGATAGTTGCTTTTTTAGCAGttttttacaaacaaaaaaaaacgaaaagaaatCTAAATATATAGGTTTAACATATTGAAAATGGACTCTTCGGCGACCGAACGTTTTATTTTGGTCTGTATTGCTCCAATttcacaacaacaatcaaaatgTGGGTAGATGCATCGATAACGATAAGCAGTGTTGTTAAACGTGCACTAGTGAAattctacaaaataaaattaaagtaatcaTAAATGTATGTGTCTAAGCTTGtgctcaattaaatatatattttgctattgtttaataagcataaaagatattagcatttatatatgcataattttgatGCGAGTTTGTTTAGTGCATTTACTGTTGGTGAACCAGTCCCGAACCAGTGATTCTAAAActgtaaatattcaaatatatgcTTGCTTGCATGTTTTGCTTACATCGATGTTAATACCGATGTTGGGTATTTTTTTTCGAACATCGATACATCGCTAAACATCGATGTATCGTCAAGCCTCTAATTAACATTGTCTGTTCTGGCGAATTACAGTGCTTATTTTCTTTACgccccagtgtgtgtgtgtgttgtgccaATTAATGTAGACAAATCATTGGTGCGTGGCCAAGTggagtgttttttttttacttaccAGCAGGTTtcagacaacgacaacaacgatTTCACCGTTATACTTCTCGGCGTCCACCCACACACGGCAGAATAACAAGCAgaagcacagcacagcacaatATGCAACAGAACACGGCCAGCAATCCGTTTTCAGTGGCCGCTTACGGCGACCGACCCCAGATGGGTCTCGACGTAGAGTTTGGAGCTGATCCAGCCAGCGTGGCGGCATTCTTTCAAAACTACTGCAAGCACGATGATCTCAAGCAAATGCTGGATAGCAACAAAGACGGCCTCAAGCTGGAGGCCATGAAGCGGATTATCGCCATGATAGCACGCGGACGCGATGCCAGTGATCTATTTCCAGCTGTTGTCAAAAATGTCGTGTCCAAGAACATTGAAGTGAAAAagcttgtgtatgtgtatttagTGCGCTATGCCGAGGAGCAGCAGGATCTGGCGCTGCTCTCCATTTCCACATTCCAGCGTGCACTCAAGGATCCCAATCAGTTGATACGCGCCTCCGCACTGCGCGTGCTCTCCTCCATACGCGTCAATATGATTGTGCCCATTGTAATGCTTGCCATACGGGATAGTGCCGCCGATTTGAGTCCATATGTGCGCAAGACAGCGGCGCATGCCATACCCAAGCTGTACTCGCTGGATGCAGAGCAAAAGGACGATTTGGTAATGGTGATTGAGAAGCTGCTCTCAGATCGCACCACATTGGTTGTGGGCTCGGCCGTCATGGCCTTCGATGAGGTGAGtactaaagctaaagttagCAGCGGTTTAACAACGCTTGCCTTGACTTGCAGGTGTGCCCGGAGCGCGTGGATTTGATACACAAAAACTATCGCAAGCTATGCAATCTGCTGGTGGATGTGGACGAATGGGGCCAGgtgattattataaatatgctaacACGCTATGCGCGCACACAGTTCGTCGATCCCAATGCGGACGAGGCGGAGCTGCTGGAGCAAGCACAAGGCGACGCTGCCGATGGCGAGTCAGCGCCACCGGAACGCTTCTACGATGAATCATCGCCCGCCAGCAGCGACGATGAGGCCAGCAGCAATGACGATCAGCCGCGCTCCAAGTCCAACAACAATCTGAACAACAATGACAAGCAAAAGGAAAGCGCTGCCATCAGCTACCATGTGGATCTGGATCAtcgcctgctgctgcgccagaccaagccgctgctgcagtcaCGCAATGCGTCGGTGGTGATGGCTGTCGCTCAGCTCTATCACCATGTGGCGCCGCGCAATGAGGTGCAGCTGATAGCCAAGGCATTGATACGTCTGCTGCGCAGTCACAAGGAAGTGCAGAGCGTGGTGCTCAACTGCATTGCCTCCATGTCGTCCAGGCGCAAGTCCATCTTTGAGCCGCATCTGAAGTCGTTCTTTGTGCGCACCAGCGATCCGACGCACCTGAAGCTGCTCAAGCTGGACATACTCACCAATCTGGCCTCCGCCTCGAGCATTTCGCTTATACTGCGCGAATTCCAGACCTATATATCCAGCAGCGATCGCCCCTTTGTGGCTGCCACCATACAGGCCATCGGACGCTGTGCAGCAAGCATCAAGGCTGTCACCGAGACCTGTCTCAGTGGCCTTGTGCATCTGCTCTCCAATCACGATGGTGAGTCAGCGCCGGCTCATCCGATGCTTTAATCTTTGCTCatttgctgtctctctcttttctATGCAGAGCACGTTGTGGCTGAGAGCGTGGTGGTTAtcaagaagctgctgcagagCAAGGCCGCCGAGCACTTTGAGATCATCACACAGATGGCCAAGCTCATTGATTACATCAACGTGGCGGCGGCACGCGCTGCCATCATCTGGCTGATTGGCGAGTACAATGAGAAGGTGCCGCTGATAGCGCCCGATGTGCTGCGCAAGATGGCCAAATCGTTTGTGGATGAGCAGGATGTGGTCAAGCTGCAGGTGCTCAATCTGGGCGTCAAGCTGTATCTCACCAATCCGACCcaaacgtcgctgctttgCCAGTATGTCTTCACCCTGGCGCGCTACGACACCAACTATGATGTAAGGGATCGCGCACGCTTCTTGCGCCAGTTCATCTTTCCGGCTAGTGGCGCCAGCAGCGTGCTCAGCCAGCAGGCGCGTCAGGTGTTTCTCACTGCCAAGCCGGCGCCGTTGCCCGAGAGCAAGTACCGGGACAGCAATGTCTATCAGCTGGGCTCGCTCTCGCATTATCTGAATATGCACGCCACGGGCTACAAGGAGCTGCCTGCGTTCCCCAGCGTGGCGCCCGATACCAGCGTGCGCAACATACCCGGCTACATGCAAGAGAAGCTGCCCGACGACAGTCCGAGTCGGCACAAAAATGCTacagacgctgctgcaggcggcgccggcaagcagcagcaggcgcgcGAGAAGAGTTTCCTCTCGGAGTCGGAGAGCAAGTCGTCCGCCTACTCGGAGTCCAGCGGCAgtagcagcgacagcgacgacggttccagcagcagcagcagcaacagtgatGATGAAGCGGATGCTGCTGGCGGCTCCTCCAGCAGCTCCGATGAGAGCGTGCAACCgggcaagcaacaagcagctgcacCAGCTGCCAATCCGCTGGTCAGCACagacaatagcaacaacaataacaataataacaacaacaacaatgcggcTGCTGCATCGGGCACCTCGGACAGCGGTGAGTCTTCCATCTACAGCGGCAGCagtgacgacgacgacgacgatgaagCGTCCGAccaagcagccacagccgTGGTGGAGcccaagccagcagcagcagcagctgccacgccaGCCAAAAGCAATCTGGACTTGCTGCTCGATCTGGACGACATACCAGCTGTGGGTCCAGTAATGACGCCCTCGCTGGGTGGCTTCCTGACGCCAGGTGAGCATTTGAGTTGCGAATACCAAGCAAATtactaaaaatgaattttaggCACACCCATGCTGCCCAGCCAGACAGcgctgcagccgcagctggCACGCAATCGGCTGGAGCTGGTGGGTCCCTCCTATGTCGAGTTCAAGCACAAGGAGCTGCTGAACAAGCTCAGCGGCCATGGCCTCCAAGTGGGCTATCGCTTCACACGCGCTCCGCATCTCTACTCCGCCGCCATGTGCTccattgagctgcagctgcagaatCGCAGCGACAAGGAGCTGACCAGCATTCGCATGGGCCAGCAGACGCTGCCGTCGGGCATGCAGCTGAACGAGTTTGCGCCCattgcgcagctgcagccgcagcaactgGGCAGCGGGATTTTGGGCGTGGACTTTAACGACACCACGCACGCCATTGACTTTGAGCTGCTGTCCAGTGCGGGCAGCGCGCGTGTGCAGCTAAAGCCGCCAGTGGGCGAGCTGGTGCGAGCGGTGCAGATTGGCGAGAGCTGTCATCGTGAGGAGCGCGCCAAGCTGCGCGGCATGAACGAGCATCAGTGCGAGCTGCGCGGCATACAGCGCGAGCTGCTGGACATGGCAACGCTGCGGCAGAAGGTCTTCGAGTGCCTCAATGTGGCGCACACGTTTAGCTCGCCCACCGGTCAGCTGCACTGCTTTGCCGGCCAGACGCTCAACTCCAAGAGTCTGGTGCTGCTCACACTGCAGTGGCATACGGATGAGGCGCTTACGCTGGTGGTCAACTGCGACAAGATGGTCATTGGTTCCATGGTGCTCAACGAGCTGCGCAATGCACTGCAGCTGAGCTTTGTGATGTAAACGaaacagagcgagacagcaagtgagtgagcgagcgagcgagcggaCATGAGATTTAGCGCCAACTTCCAAGCAAAGCTTTCCAAACTAAAATGCGCGTCTTACTTTCCAAGCCTTTGctatttacacatacatatagaaattataagtaaagtttgttgtaacttcagttgaaattattgttaaacGAACAAATTCGTATGCGAATCTTGGTTTCCAAGCTAGAACAAATTGCCTCGACACTACGTAgagataaacaacaacaacaacaacaacaacaaaaacttgatgtaatatttaaacaaatgcaagctTATAAACAAGCTATATGCATAACTACAGTAGTGCACACAAAAATAGGCACactcaaaaaatataagcaaaattgtatatcaaaatgtttagcttgattaatttcatttatcaaaaatgcatttgagtattatttttttttctaaagctgctaaattaatgtttaatgttttcttttacACTAAGTGTGcgtattttttgtatgctactgtattttaaaatcatttagtgtttgtttattaaaaaccATTTGTATACTAAGCtaattatgaatatatttGTCAAAGTGTTTGATGTTGTAACTCTGTTGCCTTCGTGCTCTATGCGGccttttcaacaacaaaaaaaaaaaaacaaagaattattaattatcttcaaactatatataaatatatggtTATTATATTGTATGAATTTTGAATGTCAACACTTTACTTTAACATTTTGATGCCtactatttaatatacaaacaatttttgcctttttgccaaTAGTTTGTTATAGTAAAAAgataattgcttaagcttgcTTTTTGTGTGTACACAGTGTTGAATGTTGATGATGTCGATTGAAAAagactattattattattatcatagattattaacatatatatgaacagccagccagccagccagttaGCAATTCAACTCGATGATGTGGAGCTTAGCTCGTCAatcttaaacaaatttttacacCACGTCTATACtctataaacattttcaaactGTTTCCTACGCCAACTTTTGAACTCCCGCCACTTAGCCACGTTCTttatacgaaaaaaaaagaaaaaataagcaacaaacaattacgCTAAGATAAGTAAAGAAtgctgttcttttttttattggtaATATTATGTGTAAAGCAtgaaatgttttcaaattacaacaattataGTTAAAGCTCGAATTCCAtacaataaagtaaatatttatgatgtctatgctttttaaatatatgttaaaaactaaactaaattcaataaaaataaatgcaatggtttaaatataatgcagtatttttgatttaattctaTAAAAGCTCATAAAAGGGTAATTCAGtagttcaaaataaaattattttggatTTTTGAATTAGTgtttttttggcaaataatCAACCGAttgtgcaattgtttattgttgaattttccgaattttaatgcagcttaattaggctgctgctcacaattatagcaaagcataaaactcTCACCTATGACGTCATAGCGCTGAGTTGAAACTTATCAAtgctagaaaatattttagtttgtttactttttttgttcataacttaacaaaaacaattttaaatcacacatttttatgcgcatttaaattgttattgccaCATAAAATGGTATAAAATAGACTCtagattttatttagctgcattaagtgaattaaatttgctgctggcttcagtcaataagttatttattttttcgaaAAGAAACATAcagtaattataattataaattgcaagttcaaatattaatatttaagttttaaatttacttatgtTTTGGTACagagcaaatgtttattaaatgttgtaaatttattgttggctATTTGtatgattattataaaaagaattatatgcatatatggatggtattgttatataaattgtagtaTTGCAAAAAAGCCCGATTAAGTTTAAGTATTTGTAATTgtatattgttgtttgttgttttttgcataaacaaattggtTGCCATGGCAACTGGAAACTAAACAACACAGAAAAGAAAACAGCACAATGGATAAAATTAGTAGCGCTAATTACTACAAATATGGCTTGCCAAGTAAATAGACACCAAGTAAATAAcacatttgattattattattattaaaagcactAACTAATTCTAGTGGCAACACAGCGTGGCAGCTTGCTgttgcaaatgctgctgcaggcaAATCTTGTTGTGTTTCTGATCTGGTGCTTTGgctatttgctgcagctgctccatgCGGTAAGTTGAACCTGTTGGTAGGACAACAGCTTTAGTCAATTCCATGCCATTTCCATTTTAGTCGCACAGCTTGTGGAACTATCAGGgactggcgctgctgctctgctatgtgctggctgtggctgcggaGTCAGTGCGTCTTTACGCTTGCTTTGCCATCAATCTGAGCACAACTGGCGCATCGACcatgtggctgctgttgacgcTTACGCCCTGTGTGCTGCTGCCCAGTTTGGTCTATTTGCGTCTGGGCTATGCGAATCCCATGCTCTTGGCACGCTGCAATGacctgtggctgctgctgctggcgctcgAGGTGCTGCTGGCGCTTGTGCAATATCTTTGCTGCAACtcaagccaacagcagcagcagcagctggactcTGCCAAGACCAAATCCTTGCTGTTGGCAGGCTTGCAGCTGCGTTGCCGTCTCGCTggcttgccacaaatttaaGGCGGCATTACGTTTgacaatttaaagttttatgtGCTAAATGCTTACTTTGTATACAATATTGCATAcgttacataaaaaataaaaacatacgACAGACATTTACTTATATGCTAATAGGCTAAAGAATTAGAATCTCCAATTGTTTAAAATCACACTTTGCGCGCATCGTCCAGGCTGTGCGTCTTCAGCAACGCATCGATCCTGTCCAGCTGTGCGCGCATCGTTGGCAAGTATTTGGTTAGCACGGCAATGTTCTCATCATGCGAGTCGCCCTGGCCGAGCAGTTGGCTGCGTGTTGGCACCCAGCTGTAAATGATCTGCAAGTGGAGCAAAGAgttcaatatattttgaatCATTTTAATAGATCTGTCAAATAATTGATTTAGATCagtcaaaaattcaaatgtgccatttgtttttgttcatttaGTGACTTAGTTAGTTACATTTGGGCATTTAGTGAGCTTTAGTTCAGGCAAATCGTACAATTAGTTCACTCCAATTGATCATTTAGTTCATTTTAGCTACTCAAAGCGGTCATTTAGTTAAGCTCAATCGATTAGTTGCCAAAGTTTAGAGCATTTTAggtatttagtttatattctttaaattaattagaattaGAAAATCAAACTAACATTGAAAAAAAACTGTTATAACTCTACTTGGTTTCGTTTTTAtcaaataatagaaaaaataattgatttagaTCAGTCAAAAAGTCAAATGtgccatttgtttttgttaatttagtGACTTAGTTAATTTCATTTGGGGATTTAGTTACGGTTAGCTTTAGTTCAGGCAAATCGAACAATTAGTTCACTCCAATTGATCATTTAGTTCATCGCAGCTACTCAAAGCGGTCATTTAGTTAAGCTCAATCGATTAGTTGCTTAAGTTTAGTGCATTTTAGGTATTTAGTTTATGttctttaaattcaaattagtaAATCAAACTAACACTgccaaataaatgttttagctCTTCTTGGTTTCGTTTTTAGAGCCTTGACGTCAACTTATAAAagtcattaaataattaaatacgtAAATGCTGATAAAGTTGACAAATAGTTTGAATGCTTACGGTTTACTAATttacacagacagacgaatgaacgttttaattgattgaacGTATTGATAGTatcgaaaataaattgattacgAAATGGAATAGTTTACCTTAATAGTGCTTTGCACAATGAATCCATGATAGGGCTTGAGAGTGCGCTCGTAGGCATCTTGGAGATGCTGCTTGAGCGCTTCTGTGTTCTTGGCATCGTTGTAGATGTTCTCGAAGAAGGTGCAGATCAGCTGGAGGCCACGTTTGAGCCAGAGCAATGCGTTAGCGGCAAAATCATCGACATTGACATTC is part of the Drosophila busckii strain San Diego stock center, stock number 13000-0081.31 chromosome X, ASM1175060v1, whole genome shotgun sequence genome and encodes:
- the LOC108607092 gene encoding structural maintenance of chromosomes protein 3 is translated as MHIKQIIIQGFKSYKDQTVVEPFDKRHNVVVGRNGSGKSNFFYAIQFVLSDEFTHLRTEQRQTLLHEGTGARVISAYVEIIFDNSDNRVPIDKEEIYLRRVIGAKKDQYFLNKKVVPRNEVVNLLESAGFSSSNPYYIVKQGKINQMATAADSYRLKLLREVAGTRVYDERKEESLNLLRETDGKVEKISEYLKTIEDRLQTLEEEKEELKEYQKWDKTRRTLEYIRYETELKDTRRALEELQIQRKSSSDKKKNYNIEIQKAQEKIKEVQKNLKEAKKKVTSTKEERSVLMTEQQQLLREKTKLDLTIIDLNDEVQGDNKSKERADQELKNLKETIADREKELDDVKPKYEAMKRKEEDCSRELQLKEQKRKELYAKQGRGSQFSSREDRDKWIHNELKSISKQTKDKINHHAKLVEDLKKDANSEKDLGTKIEEHSSELEQLRLQIDEHNKKYYELKKTKDQHQSMRNELWRKETQMTQQLQTQKEELSRADQALRSMAGKPILNGCDSVRKVLDSFVERGGNSATIARAYYGPVIENFSCDKTIYTAVEVTAANRLFHHIVASEFEGTQILKEMNKLKLPGEVTFMPLNRLQVKIHDYPDDPDSIPMISKLKYDEQHDKALRYIFGKTLICRNLERATELAKSTGLDCVTLDGDQVSSKGSLTGGYFNTSRSRLEMQKKRTEYTSQITEFEKKLNKLRNELKSTENNINSIVSEMQKTETKQGKSKDVFEKVQGEIRLMKEELVRIEKYRAPKERSLAQCKASLEAMNSTKASLEAELKQELMSTLSSQDQREIDQLNDDIRRLNQENKEAFTQRMQLEVRKNKLDNLLINNLFRRRDELIQALQEISVEDRKRKLNNCTTELSATEKRIKKVNADLEEIEKRVNEAVQLQKQLQLELETHVRKEKEAEENINKDSKQLEKWTTKENMLNQKIDECTEKIASLGALPQVDASYGRISLKNIFKELEKANQHLKKYNHVNKKALDQFLSFSEQKEKLYRRKEELDIGNKKIHMLILSLEMQKVEAIQFTFRQVAQNFTKVFKKLVPQGAGFLILKTKDNEGEEMEKEVANSDAFTGIGIRVSFTGIDAEMREMNQLSGGQKSLVALALIFSIQKCDPAPFYLFDEIDQALDAMHRKAVADMIHELSDTAQFITTTFRPELLENAHKFYGVRFRNKVSHIDCVTREQAKDFVEDDNTHA
- the LOC108606436 gene encoding uncharacterized protein LOC108606436, with the translated sequence MAQHVSVGGNGSRLSLGLLHFILLVCSGWALKHYSNGRLGLAAYGLYFAHSIICTLRHTHPHPGQLQRRLCAISGRYAPVLFVTLIVGQLQRLAGKDMQLGADLSWRVVVLALYGSLLGFACIKSCLREKSKLASLLTRLERCNLTLCVLWNVYCLWHIAIIEEYWWSLGLAMLVLLNHFVLWRLTMSFNISASEIDTVGMCFSVIFAINATQELLEQTRL
- the LOC108606433 gene encoding AP-3 complex subunit beta-2, with the protein product MQQNTASNPFSVAAYGDRPQMGLDVEFGADPASVAAFFQNYCKHDDLKQMLDSNKDGLKLEAMKRIIAMIARGRDASDLFPAVVKNVVSKNIEVKKLVYVYLVRYAEEQQDLALLSISTFQRALKDPNQLIRASALRVLSSIRVNMIVPIVMLAIRDSAADLSPYVRKTAAHAIPKLYSLDAEQKDDLVMVIEKLLSDRTTLVVGSAVMAFDEVCPERVDLIHKNYRKLCNLLVDVDEWGQVIIINMLTRYARTQFVDPNADEAELLEQAQGDAADGESAPPERFYDESSPASSDDEASSNDDQPRSKSNNNLNNNDKQKESAAISYHVDLDHRLLLRQTKPLLQSRNASVVMAVAQLYHHVAPRNEVQLIAKALIRLLRSHKEVQSVVLNCIASMSSRRKSIFEPHLKSFFVRTSDPTHLKLLKLDILTNLASASSISLILREFQTYISSSDRPFVAATIQAIGRCAASIKAVTETCLSGLVHLLSNHDEHVVAESVVVIKKLLQSKAAEHFEIITQMAKLIDYINVAAARAAIIWLIGEYNEKVPLIAPDVLRKMAKSFVDEQDVVKLQVLNLGVKLYLTNPTQTSLLCQYVFTLARYDTNYDVRDRARFLRQFIFPASGASSVLSQQARQVFLTAKPAPLPESKYRDSNVYQLGSLSHYLNMHATGYKELPAFPSVAPDTSVRNIPGYMQEKLPDDSPSRHKNATDAAAGGAGKQQQAREKSFLSESESKSSAYSESSGSSSDSDDGSSSSSSNSDDEADAAGGSSSSSDESVQPGKQQAAAPAANPLVSTDNSNNNNNNNNNNNAAAASGTSDSGESSIYSGSSDDDDDDEASDQAATAVVEPKPAAAAAATPAKSNLDLLLDLDDIPAVGPVMTPSLGGFLTPGTPMLPSQTALQPQLARNRLELVGPSYVEFKHKELLNKLSGHGLQVGYRFTRAPHLYSAAMCSIELQLQNRSDKELTSIRMGQQTLPSGMQLNEFAPIAQLQPQQLGSGILGVDFNDTTHAIDFELLSSAGSARVQLKPPVGELVRAVQIGESCHREERAKLRGMNEHQCELRGIQRELLDMATLRQKVFECLNVAHTFSSPTGQLHCFAGQTLNSKSLVLLTLQWHTDEALTLVVNCDKMVIGSMVLNELRNALQLSFVM
- the LOC108606438 gene encoding uncharacterized protein LOC108606438, which produces MDKISSANYYKYGLPMATQRGSLLLQMLLQANLVVFLIWCFGYLLQLLHASHSLWNYQGLALLLCYVLAVAAESVRLYACFAINLSTTGASTMWLLLTLTPCVLLPSLVYLRLGYANPMLLARCNDLWLLLLALEVLLALVQYLCCNSSQQQQQQLDSAKTKSLLLAGLQLRCRLAGLPQI
- the LOC108606437 gene encoding pleckstrin homology domain-containing family A member 8, with the protein product MEARIQFKTLKGFPAAAEKIETQVFLHAAQEIVTVIESFGKLFAPVISDMNGNINKLNKVYGTDVLKYQYLEDMITLNVNVDDFAANALLWLKRGLQLICTFFENIYNDAKNTEALKQHLQDAYERTLKPYHGFIVQSTIKIIYSWVPTRSQLLGQGDSHDENIAVLTKYLPTMRAQLDRIDALLKTHSLDDARKV